In a genomic window of Mycolicibacillus parakoreensis:
- the truB gene encoding tRNA pseudouridine(55) synthase TruB yields MSRRSSPPVLPGLVIVDKPAGMTSHDVVGRCRRLFHTRKVGHAGTLDPMATGVLVIGVDRATKILGLLTGDTKGYRATIRLGQTTTTEDAEGTVLATTAAAHLDAAAIDAAIARLRGEIAQVPSAVSAIKIDGKRAYQLAREGREVELAARPVRIERFDLLDLRRGADTIDLDVEVQCSAGTYVRALARDVGEMLGVGGHLVALRRTRSGRFGLEQARTLEELTEHPALSYTLDEACLAAFARRDLSAAEAEAAGHGRALSAAGIDGIYAATAADGRVIALLRDAGARTTSVVVIRPATL; encoded by the coding sequence GTGAGCCGCCGTTCGTCGCCGCCGGTCCTGCCCGGGCTGGTGATCGTGGACAAGCCGGCCGGGATGACCAGCCATGACGTGGTGGGCCGGTGCCGGCGACTGTTCCACACCCGCAAGGTCGGTCACGCCGGGACCCTCGACCCGATGGCCACCGGGGTGCTGGTGATCGGCGTCGACCGTGCCACCAAGATCCTCGGGCTGCTCACCGGCGACACCAAGGGCTACCGCGCCACCATCCGATTGGGCCAGACCACCACCACCGAGGACGCCGAGGGCACAGTGCTGGCCACCACGGCGGCCGCGCACCTGGACGCGGCGGCGATCGACGCGGCGATCGCCCGGCTGCGCGGCGAGATCGCGCAGGTGCCCTCGGCGGTCAGCGCGATCAAAATCGACGGCAAGCGCGCCTACCAGCTCGCCCGGGAAGGCCGGGAGGTCGAACTGGCCGCCCGCCCGGTGCGCATCGAGCGGTTCGACCTGCTGGATCTGCGCCGCGGCGCCGACACGATCGACCTCGACGTGGAGGTGCAGTGTTCGGCGGGCACCTACGTGCGCGCCCTGGCCCGCGATGTCGGGGAGATGCTCGGAGTGGGCGGACATCTGGTGGCGCTGCGGCGCACCCGATCCGGGCGGTTCGGCCTGGAGCAGGCCCGCACCCTCGAAGAGCTCACCGAGCACCCCGCGTTGAGCTACACCCTCGATGAGGCGTGCCTGGCGGCCTTCGCCCGCCGGGACCTCAGCGCCGCCGAGGCCGAGGCCGCCGGCCACGGGCGCGCGCTGAGCGCCGCCGGCATCGACGGAATCTACGCGGCCACCGCCGCCGACGGGCGGGTCATCGCCCTGCTGCGCGACGCCGGGGCGCGCACCACCTCCGTGGTGGTGATCCGGCCGGCGACGCTGTGA